From the Nodularia sp. NIES-3585 genome, one window contains:
- a CDS encoding META domain-containing protein, with protein MTGGSIGGPWLVNFGEDATDADYGSAKVRNVVVGVTSYGNNQQRQGSSWFGQNSKFPNSAYGNRGAGNIGKLVYDACDNSAFSGWMLENKRRCRSLISEKCRVCCRAAQRTFRNSRYLNPSIMKFALTFRFALLACTASFSNHLPPISSETYPQYSVVVNNSSWRIERWEWKGSVVALVPQTEVSLNFKDNQVNGFGGCNNFAGSYKLVDDKLSVGTLDATQKGCDPVVKNQESQFLSALESVLGIGSDTFGRLQLFYELEAGEGVLYFTTQN; from the coding sequence ATGACTGGTGGTTCTATCGGTGGTCCTTGGCTTGTTAACTTTGGAGAGGATGCAACAGATGCTGACTATGGTTCTGCCAAGGTTCGTAATGTTGTTGTCGGCGTGACAAGCTATGGAAACAACCAACAAAGACAAGGGTCATCCTGGTTTGGACAAAACTCAAAGTTCCCCAACTCTGCTTATGGTAACCGTGGAGCAGGCAACATTGGCAAACTTGTGTATGATGCTTGTGATAATTCTGCATTCTCTGGCTGGATGCTCGAAAATAAGAGACGTTGCCGCTCGCTAATCAGTGAGAAGTGTAGGGTGTGTTGTCGCGCAGCGCAACGCACCTTCAGGAATTCAAGGTACCTTAACCCTAGTATTATGAAGTTTGCTCTAACCTTCCGTTTTGCTTTATTAGCCTGTACAGCATCTTTTTCTAACCACTTACCTCCTATATCTTCAGAAACATATCCACAGTATTCTGTTGTTGTCAATAATTCTTCTTGGCGAATTGAGCGTTGGGAGTGGAAAGGTTCTGTTGTTGCACTTGTGCCTCAAACAGAGGTGTCTTTAAATTTTAAGGATAATCAAGTCAACGGGTTTGGAGGCTGCAACAATTTCGCCGGCTCTTATAAACTGGTGGATGACAAACTGTCTGTGGGGACATTGGATGCTACTCAAAAAGGCTGTGATCCGGTAGTCAAGAATCAAGAATCTCAGTTTTTATCAGCCCTCGAATCAGTACTTGGCATTGGCTCAGATACTTTCGGTCGCCTACAATTGTTTTATGAGCTAGAGGCAGGAGAAGGAGTGCTATACTTTACCACTCAAAATTAG